The Candidatus Palauibacter soopunensis sequence CGAAGTACCCGACCTCCCGCAGGTTCTCGGGATCGCTGATGTCGATGACGCGGAAGCCGGCCTGGTAGTTGGCCTGGTACATCCGGTCGCCCTTCACGTAGAGATTGTGGTCCGTCGCGTTGTTGGGTCCGTAGTAGTCCGCGATCACGACGGGGTCATCGAGATCGGTCACGTCCCATACGATCGTCTTCGTCCGGTCCGTCGTGCCGACGAGTTCGTCGAGTTCGTCGTCCAGAAAGAAGTAGCGCCGGTCATCGCTCAGCCACCCCTGGTGGATGTAGGCGACGCCGGGGTACGCGGCGGCCGAAATCGGGCGCGGGTTCGACTTGTCCGTGACGTCGACGATCCGGAGTGCGGTCTCGTTCGATGCGAAGCACAGTTCCCGGCCCCGGTAGTCCATGTCGGGCCCGTCGTACACGAGACACTGCGCGTCGTGCGTCCGCCCCTGGAAGATGAGCCCCTCGGTGTCCGTGTAGCAGCCGGCGAACTCGGGCGCGAGCGGCTGGCGGATGTCGATCATCACGAGGCCGCCGCCGCAGGTGTGCCCGTCCCCGCTCGTGGAGACGGTGAAGGCCGTGCCCGCGCCGGTGTCGATGATGAGGTTGTGGGCGCTCCCGATCCCGTCCCAGCGGAGGTCGGGCGCGAACTCCACGGGGGGACTCGCCACGTCGCGCAGGCGGGTGAGATCGAAGACGACGAGGCCGTGGGCGCCGGCCCCGTCCCCGGTGAAGAAGAGGTGGTCGGCGTAGACCTTGAGGTCGCGGGCGCCGCTGCGGTTCGCGGGGATGACGCCGAGATACACGGGGTTGACGGCGTCGGTGACGTCGACGATCGCGGCCCCGCCGGAACGGCCCACGAGGCCGTACTCACGGCCGGTCTCGGGGTCCGTCCAGCCCCACGCGTCGCTCACGCGCTCTCCGGGCTCGCCGCCGATGGAGGCGAGCGGGAGGTACGCCTGCAGGTCGACATCCGCGCAGTCGAAGCCCGCGGCCCGGTCATCTTCGCAGCGCACCTCCGCCGACGTCACCGCGGCGGGCGGACTCCCGGGGCGCAACCAGACGGGACCCGACCAGGAGCCGTCCTCCGCCGCCTCGTAGACGGCGGCGAGCCCCGCGCTCCCCTCGGATTCGGGGCTGCCGACCACGGCGAGGCCGGGGCGAAGGGCGAGCGCGGACCCGAAGCCCCCCACGAGGGCGGCGCCCTCGGGCGCGAAGGAACGGCCGGCGCGCCATTCACCGTCGGCGTCCGCGCGGCTGAAGGCATCGACCCGACCCCGGCCGTCCTCGGCCCCCGGCGCTCCGACGATCAGTTCGTCTCCGGCGGCCGCGAGCGCGGCCCCGAAGCGCTGGCCCGGCCCCGAAGCGCCCGGGAGCAGCGTCGCCGCTTCGGCCCAGTCGCCCTCCGCCCCCCCGGCGAAGAGCACCACGCGGCCGACCGACCCATCCGCGTTGGGCGCGCCCACGGCGAGTTCGCCGTCGCCGGTGAAGAGGACGCTGGCGCCCAGGCCGGCGCCCCCGCCCAGCGCGGGCGAATCGAGCGCCGCCTCCCGGCTCCACGCCCCGTCGGCCCCGCGGGCGAACACGTACACCGTGCCCGAACTTCCCTGCCCCGGCGCGCCGACCGCCGCCAGCCCGCCGCGCACCGCCAGCGCCGCCCCGTAGCGCGCGTTGGCCCGGAGATCTCCGGCTTCCAGCAAGCCCGCCGCACTCCACGTTCCGTCCGTCCCGCGGACGTAAACCCGAACCTCGGTGCCGGCGCCCCGCCCGCCCGGCGCCGAGACGAGCGCCACATCCCGATCCGCCGCGACGACGCGCGCGGGCGGCTGCAGGATCGCCATTACCCGGCCCATGCTCATTTCTTCGGGGGCCGCGCCGGCTGCGGCCCCGAGCGGCAGAGCGCCCGACTCCGCCCAGCCGCCGTCCGCCCCGCGGGCGAACCCGTACGCGCCGATCATCACCTGCGGGTCCCCGCTCGCCGCGAGGAACCCGCCCTCCACCGGCGCCATGGTTCGGCCGAACGACTCCCCGAGGAGCGATCCCGCAGACCACACTTCCTGGACCTGCGACCAGCCCGAGTCGCCCTTACCGAACACAAGCACCGACGCGGGCCCGCGGCCGAACGCCGGCTTGAGGACGAGGATCTCGTCCGCCGCCGGCGCCCACACCGCCGCCCCGAACCCGTCCTGCGCCGCCACCGGCCGGGTCACGACGCACGCAAACAGCGCAACCACTACGAGATGCGGCGAGCGAGTCATCATTCTGCCTTCCTGCAAGAGTCGTTCTCGTGCACGGCCGCGGCGAGGGCGGCGGACAGCTCCCCGAAGGCGGTCTCGCCGCGGCCGAGGGCGGCGATGAGCGCGGATCCGACCACGACGCCGTCCGCCATGCCCGCGACCGCGGCGGCCTGTTCCGGGGTCGAGATGCCGAACCCCACCGCCACCGGCAGCCGCACCATCGTCCGGAGCCCTCTCACCTGGTCCTCGAGCGAGGCGTCCAGCGCCTTCCGCGCCCCCGTCACGCCGAGGCGGGAGATGTAGTACAGGAACCCCGAAGCGTGGCCCAGGATGGTCTCGAGGCGGGCCCTCGGCGTGGTGGGGGCCGCGAGAGGGATGAGGTCGAGCGGACCGGCGGCCAGCCGCCGCTCCAGCTCCGGATGCGAGCCCACGGGCAGGTCGGTGACGAGGAGTCCCGCCGCCCCCGCGGCCTCCGCCCGCGCCAGGAAACGCTCCACTCCCATGCGAAGAATCGGATTCAGGTAGGAGAAGACGACGACCGGCGGCAGATCGCCGGAGATTTCCGCCAGTTGGTCCAGCGTGGACTCGACCGTGACGCCCTGCTCCAGCGCGCGCCAGCTCGCGGCCTGGATCGTGGGCCCGTCCGCGAGCGGATCGCTGAACGGGATCCCCAGTTCGATAATGTCCGCGCCGTCCGCCGCCAGCCGCTCGAGCAGCCGCGGCGTGTCCGCCGGCCGCGGGAAGCCGCTCGACAGAAAGGGGATGAACGCGGCCCCCGCATCCCGACCTTCGAACACGCCCTCGATCCTCGATCCGGCGTGCGCGACGGGGGCCGCGGCGGGCGCTGTGCCGCCGGGAACGCTCAAGAGCCGCTTTCCTCCGCGTCCTCCTCCGTCGTCACGGCGGGCCGGTGCGTCCCCCACTTCTCGAACCACTTCCTCAGGTAGAGCTGCGTGCGCAGGAAATTCGACGGACGCGAACTCGTCCCGTGCCACTCCCCCTGGAAGCGCACCATGACCGTCGGCACGCCCTCGTAGTGCAGCGCCTGGTAGAACTCCTCGGTCTGACCCATGGGCGTCCGCAGATCCATCTCCCCCGTCATCAGCATCGTCGGCGTCGTCACGTTCTCCACGTAGAAGATGGACGAGCGGTCCATCCACTCCTCCTCGTCCTCCCAGAACGGCTTCTCGAAGGTGCGCAGGTAGCCGATCGCATCCGATGTCCCCATCGCGGACATCCAGTTCACGATGGGACAGTTCGCCGATGCGGCCCGGAAGCGGTCCGTGTTCCCCACGATGTACGAGGTGAGGATGCCGCCGCCCGAGCACCCGTACACGAACAGGTTGTCCCCGTCCACGTAGCCGCGGCGCAGCATCTCATCCACGCCGCCCATGAGGTCGGGAAAGTCGGCGCCCGGATAGTCGTGGTTGATCGCGTTCGCGAACTCCGTCCCGTATCCCGTGCTCCCCCGGGGGTTCGTGTAGAGGACGACATAGTCGTTCGAGGCGTGTTCCTGGAAGGCGAAGTTGAACCCGCCGTTGTACATGCTGTGCGGCCCGCCGTGGATGGCGAGCATGAGCGGATACTCGCGATTCGGATCGAAGTCGGGCGGCTTCACGATCCAGCCCTGGACCCGGAAGCCGTCCGTCGACTCGTACCAGACCTCCTCCACCTCGCCGAGAGTCACGCCGTGGAGCACGTCCGCGTTGACCTCCGTGAGGCGGGTGACCTCGCCCGGGTTCGAGAGGGAGAAGCGATAGAGGTCGCCGGGCTCGTGGTCGGTGGCGATCGTGCCCACCGCGGTGCCGTCCTCCGCGAAGGAGGAGAGGGAGAAGAGGTGCGCCCCCTCGGTGAGCTGCGTGACGCCGCCCTCGACGGAGACGAAGTGGAGCTGACGGTACCCTTCCCGGTTCACGTTGAAGTAGAGGCCGCTCCCGTCGGGCGCCCACTGGAAGCCGCCGGACTGCCGGTCGTAGTCCCCCGAGATGAGCCGCGAGCCGGACCCGTCCCGGTTCATGACGTAGATTTTCTGGTTCCGGTAGGTGTCGCGGTGTTCGTCGCCGACGGTATGGGCGATGAGGCGGCCGTCGGGCGAGGGCACGGCACCCCCGTCGGGGCCGCGCCGGTCCGTGAGCTGGCGGATGGCCCCGGAGGCCACGGAGACGGCGTAGATCTCGGACTCCTGCCAGTGCTCCGGCCGGTCCCAGTCGGGCGCGCGGTAGGAGGAGAAGTAGATCTCGCTCCCGTCGGGGCTCCAGGCGATCCCGCCGTGGTTCCAGTCCCCCGTCGTGAGCTGGCGGGCGGCGCCTCCGTGGGCCGGGACGACGAACACATGCGTCCAGCCGGTGTCGACGTAGCCCTGGCGGTCGCGCTTGTAGCCGGCGCGCTCGACGATCTTCGGCCCCTCGGTCCACGTCGCCCCGTCCGGCCGGGAGGGGAGATCGACGCCGGCGAAGTCCGCGCGGTCGTTCACCCGGCTCGTGAATGCGATCCACTCTCCGTCCGGCGACCAGCGGGGAGAGGACGGGCCGTTCTCGAGGCGGGTGACCTGGGTCGTAGCGCCCTCCTCGTCCATCCAGCGCACGAAGATCTGGCTCCCCGAGGGTTCGCCCGCCGCCGTGAACAGGATGCGGGTGCCGTCGGGGGACCAGCGCGCCCCGCCGCCGTCGACGAGCGCCCGCTGCCGGCTGCCGTCCGCATTCATCATGTAGAGGGACGACTCGCGGCGGTCGTTGACCTTGTCCACCCAGCCGCGGGTGTAGACGATCCTCGATCCGTCCGGCGAGATCCGGGGGTCGGAGACCGACTCCATGTCCATGTAGTGGTCGAGCGACAGCCGGCGCGTCTGGGCCGCCGCGTCCGCGACGAGGGCTCCGGCGGCGATGGCTGTCAGCAGGGCGGCGCTTCCGAACGTCGTCTTCATCCTTCGCTCCTTCGGCTTCGTGACCGGCCCGGGGTCGAACCCGTCAGTATCGGAAATCCCCGAAGCAGCGGCCACCCGGCGAGCGGCGCGAGGGACTAGAGGATGGCGGCGCCGAGGGCGGAGGCGACGAGGCCGACGCCCAGTTCGGCGGTCTGGTTGCGGTGGTCGAGGACGGGGTTGAGTTCGACGAGTTCCAGGCTCAGCAGCTTTCCGGAGCGCCACGCCTTCTCGCACACGAGGTGCCCTTCGCGGTAGGTGAGGCCGCCGCGCACGGGCGTTCCCACGCCCGGCGCGATCCGCGGGTCGAGCACGTCGACGTCGAACGAGAGGTGGAACCCGGCGGTTCCGGCGCTGGCGCGCTCGAGGGCCTCGTCCATGCAGGCCCCCACGCCGCGCTCGTCGATCTCGGACATCGTGAACACGCGGACACCCAGCTCCCGGATGAGCCGCTTCTCGCCCCCATCCAGCGACCGCGCGCCCAGGACGCTCACGTTTTCGGGCACGACGCTCGGCCGGCCGGAGGTCAGTTGCGGCTCGCCGTGCCCCAGCAGCACCGCGAGCGACATCCCGTGAATGTTCCCGGTGGGCGTAGTGGCGGGGCGGTTCATGTCGGCGTGGGCGTCCACCCAGATGACGCCGATGGCCGCCCCCCGGGACCGGTGGTGGTCGGCGACGGCCGCCACCGATCCGATCGAGAGCGAATGGTCTCCGCCGAGCACGAGCGGCGTGCAGCCCCGGGCCAGTCCTTTGCGCACGAGCTCCCGCGTCTCCTCGGCGACGTGGACGATCTCGTCCAGGAAGCGCAACTCGTGCTGGCCCGCGTCGGTGGTCTCCAGCCCGCCGGCCGTCACGGTGCCCAGTTCGGTGATGCCGTGGCCGATGGCTTCGATCTCCCGGCTGATCCCGGCGATGCGCAGAGCGGAGGGACCCATGTCCACGCCCCGGCGTCCGGCGCCGAGGTCGATGGAGACGGAGATCAGCGCGATGTCTCGATGGTGGTCCAAGAATCGTTCCTTTTTGGTTGGTGGCGACTACCGGCCGACACTACTATATCGCTCGTACGTACTTCACCCTGTCCACAGAATAAGGGTTCAACTCCCGAACGGAGTCGGCGAATGTTCTCGTGCCACCATTGCCTCCGGGCCGCCGCCCTCTTGCTGCTCGTACCGCTGCTCGCACCCCCGCCCGCCGCGGCCCAGGAGGAGGAGAAGAAGGACCCCGACCGGGGTCTCCCCCTCGAGCCGGCGCGCTGGGCCCGCTTCACGACGAGCGAGGGGACCTGGATCTCGCTCGACGTGAGTCCGGACGGCGAGACGATCGTGTTCGACCTGCTGGGCGACCTCTACCGCATGCCCATTACGGGCGGCGAGGCGACGCGGCTCACGAGCGGCCTGCCGCACGACATGCAGCCGCGCTTCAGCCCGGACGGGTCGCGGATCGTCTTCGTCTCGGACCGAAGCGGCGACGAGAACGTGTGGCTCATCGACGCGGAGGGGGGCGAGCCGACGCAACTCAGCAAGGGGATCGGGAGCGTCTTCCTCTCGCCGGAGTGGATGCCGGACGGCAAGTACGTCGTCGTCTCGCGTTCGCGGGCGTTCTTCGGACTGGAGAAGCTCTGGCTCTATCACGTGGACGGCGGCACCGGCCTCGAGATGGTGGGCGGGAGCGGGGCGCAGCGCATGCTCGGCGCGGCGGTCGACGCCGAGGGGCGCTACGTCTGGTACGCGCAGCGCCTCGGCACCTGGCAGTACAACGCGATCTTCCCCCAGTACCAGCTCTGGGTCTACGACCGCCGGACGGGGACGCGGACGCCGATGACGAACCGGTACGGATCGGCCTTCCGGCCGGCCCTCTCCCCCGACGGCGAACTCCTTGCGTACGCCAGCCGGGAAGACGCGGACACGGGGATCCGGCTGCGCGAGCTGGACTCGGGAGAGGAGCGCTGGCTCGCCTACCCGGTGCAGCGCGACGACCAGGAGTCGACGGCGTCGATGGACGTGCATCCGGGCTACACCTTCACGCCCGACTCCGAGGCGCTCGTCATCTCCTACGGCGGCGGGATCTGGCGCGTGCCGGTTGACGGGAGCGACCCGACGGAGATCCCGTTCACGGTCAACGCGGAGGTCGCGATCGGTCCGGAGGTCGAGTTCGAATACCCGATCGAAGACACGCCGACCTTCGTCGTGAAGCAGATCCGCAACACGCGGCCATCGCCGGACGGCGCGCGGGTCGCCTTCACCGCGCTCGACCGGCTCTACGTCGCCGACCTTCCCGACGGGACGCCACGCCGCCTCACGGAGGGCGAAGTCGGAGAGTATCACCCGGTGTGGTCTCCCGATGGGCGTTCGGTGGCCTACGTGACTTGGGACGATGACGCGGGCGAGGGCCACATCCGCCGCGTGTCCGCGGAGGGCGGCGCGAGCACGAACCTCACGCGCGAGCCCGCCTACTACCAGCAGCCTGCCTGGTCTCCCGATGGCGGGCGCATCGTGGCGATCCGTTCGTCGCGCCGGAACGTGCAGGAGGCGGTCGACCCCTTCATCGGCTTCGGGCTCGACTCGGAGTTCGTGTGGGTCCCAGCCGAGGGCGGAGCCCTGACCCGAATCGGACCGACGGGCGGACGCCGGCAACCGCACTTCACCGCGGACCCGGACCGCATCTACTACTACGGCTTCGCGCGCGCCGACGCGGTGCCCGGGTCGCCGAGTCCACCCAGCGCGACGACCGCGCTCTCCTCCGCCCGCTGGGACGATACGGACCGGCGGCAGCACCTGGCGGTGACGGCCCGGGCGAACCTCGACGCGGGCGGCGTGCCGGCGGCGTACGAGCGGTACGAGCGCTCGCCGCAGTCGGACCTTCCCATGCCGCGGACGCACGACGACGACCAGCCGCGCGAACTCATCCTGCGGCTGGGGGCCGGGTCCGTCGTCATGGCGCCGCAGGGCGATCTCGCGCTCGCCCACGTCGGCGACGATCTGTACGCCGTGACGGTGCCGGACCTCGGCGCCACGCTGCCGAGGGTCGACGTCGCCAAGCCGGACTCGGCGGGCGTCCCCGCGTGGAAGCTCAACGACCTCGGGGCCGAGTTCCCGGTGTGGGGCGCGGACGGCCGCACGGTCCACTGGTCGCTGGGCAACGCCCTCTTCACGTACGACCTCGACGCGGCGCTCGCGGACACGGCCTACACGCCGGCGGAGCGGCAGATCGAGGTCACGGCCGAGCGCGACATCCCGCGCGGGACCGTGATCCTCCGCGGCGGACGCGCGATCACCATGAACGGCGACGAGATCGTCGACAACGCCGACATCGTGATCACGGACAACCGCATCGCGTCGGTGCGGGCGGGGCCCGGCGAGGTGCCCGAGGGCGCGCAGGTCATCGACATCGGCGGCAAGACCGTCGTCCCCGGGTTCGTGGACACGCACGCGCACATGTGGAACCTGTGGGACTTCCACTGGGCGCGGCCGTGGATCTACCAGGCGAACCTCGCCTACGGGGTTACGACGACCCGCGACCCGCAGACGGCGACGACCGACGTCCTCTCGTACGAGGACATGGTGCGGGCGGGCCGGATGGTGGGGCCGCGCGTCTATCACACGGGCCCAGGCGTCTTCCAGTTCGACTTCGTCCGCAGCTACGAGCACGCGCTCGACGTCCTGCGGAAATACAGCCAGTACTACGACACGAAGACGTTCAAGATGTACATGTCGGGCAACCGGCGTCAGCGGCAGTGGCTCATCATGGCGGCGCGCGAACTCGGCCTCATGCCGACGACGGAAGGCGGCCTCGAGTACCGCCTCAACATGACGCACGCCATGGACGGATATCCGGGGATCGAACACTCGATGCCGATCGTGCCGGCGTACAACGATGTCGTCCAACTGTTCGCGACCTCCGGGACCGTGAACTCCCCCACCCTCCTCGTCTCCTACGGGGGGCCGTGGGCGGAGAACTACTTCTACACGCGCTGGGACATCTTCGGCGACGAGAAGCTGACGCACTTCACGCCGAAGCGGGAACTCGACATCAAGGCGCGGCGCCTGGGGCTCTTCACGGGGCCGGGGCCGGGCGGCTGGTTCCACGAGGACGAATACGCCTTCCCGAAGCACGCGGCGTGGCTCGCGGACCTGGTGGAGGGCGGCGGGAACACCGGCGTCGGCAGCCACGGCCAGTTGCAGGGCCTCGGCTACCACTGGGAGCTGTGGGCGCTGCAGAGCGGCGGCATGGACGAGCACGACGCGCTGCGCGCCGCGACGCTCATGGGGGCCGAAGCGATCGGCCTCGGCGGCGATCTGGGCTCCATCGAACCCGGCAAGCTGGCGGACCTCGTGATCCTCGACGCGGACCCGCTCGCGAACATCCGGAACACGAACGCGATCGACATGGTGATGATGAACGGGCGACTCTACGACGGCGACACGCTCGACGAACTGTGGCCGAGACAACGGCCGGCTCCGAACGAACCGTGGAGGGATACGGCGCCCGCGGTAAGCGCCGGCGTCCGGGGAGGTGACCGATGAGCCCCCGCGATAGGCTGGCACGGATCGGGAGGGCGGCGGCGCTGGCCGCGCTGATCGCTTCGGTGACCGGGGTTCCGGCGGCGGCCCAGGTGGTGTTCGGCCCGGGCGGCCCGGGAAACCGCGACCCGCTCCCTCTGCGCGGCGCCCGCAAGGCCACGTTCACGGCCACGGAGGGCACGTGGATGTCGCTCGACGTGAGTCCGGACGGGACGACGATCGTGTTCGACCTCCTCGGCGATCTCTATACGATGCCGATCGAGGGCGGAAAGGCGTCGCCCCTCCTCACGGGCATGGCGTACGAGACGCAGCCCCGCTTCAGCCCGGACGGCGAGGCGGTGGCCTTCATCTCCGACCGCAGCGGGGGCGACGCGCTGTGGACCCTGCGCCTCGACCTCACGGACACCACCCGGGTGGCCGGCGGCGGGTCCAGCCTCATGCTGTCGCCCGCATGGAGCCCCGACGGCGTCTATATCGTGGCCAGCCGCTCGAACGGCCTCGGCGGGGTGGCGCAGCTCGCCATGTACCACGCCGAGCGCGGGTCGCCGCTGCCGCTGCCGGGATCCCCCCAGCAGAAGCGGATCGGCGCGGCGTTCAGCCCGGACGGCCGCTACATCTGGTACGCGGGGGGGTCCGGCGACTGGACGTACAACGCGGTGCTGCCGCTCTACCAGCTCTACCGCTACGACCGCGAGACGGGCACGACGACGACCATGACCCGCCGGTACGGGTCCGCGTTCCGCCCGGCGATCTCGCCCGACGGCCGCTGGCTCGTATACGGCACCCGCTACAACGCGGAGACCGGGCTGCGGAAGCGCGACCTCGAGACGGGCGAGGAAAGCTGGCTCGCCTATCCCGTGCAGCGGGACGAGCAGGAATCGCGGGCGCCGCTCGACCTCCTGCCGGGCTACGCCTTCGTGCCCGACGGCTCGGCGATCGTCGTTTCCTACGGGGGCAGGATCTGGAACGTCCCCATGGACGGAGGCGAACCCGCGGAGATTCCGTTCGAGGCGGAAGTCGAACTCGATGTCGGCCCGCGGGTGTCGTTCGAGTATCAGATCGACACCACGGCGATGGTCACCGCCAGCCAGATCCGGAGCCCCGTCGTCGGGCCCGATGGCGAACAGGTGGTGTTCACGGCCTTCGACCGCCTCTGGATCCGCGACCTGCCCGACGGCGAGGCGCGCCGCCTCACGGAGGGCGATGCGGGCGAGTTCCACCCGCAGTGGTCGCCCGATGGCCGCTGGATCGCCTACACGACGTGGGACGACACCGACGGCGGCCACATCATGAAGGTGGCCGCGGAGGGCGGCGAGCCGATCCGGCTCTCGGCCACGGCGGCCCTCTACTACAACGTAGCGTGGTCGCCCGACGGCGGGCGGATCGTCGCCTCGCGCGGCGCCGCGCGTCAGCTCAAGGAGGCGGCGGGCGCGTTCTTCGGGCCCATCGGCGGCGAGTTCGTGTGGGTGCCGGCGGCGGGACCGGAGCCGGCGGACGCCGAGGTCATCTCACCCACGGGACTCCGCGACGTGCCGCACTTCGCGGCGGACGACCCGGACCGGATCTACGCCTACAGCCCGGTGGAGGGGCTGGTGTCCTTCCGCTGGGACGGCACGGACGTGAAGCGGCATCTGATCGTGCGCGGGCGCCAGGGCCTCGCCGGCATCGGCGACCCGCACCCCAACGAGTGGGAGTTCCTGCCCCGGCGCGTCTTCCCGTGGCGGCAGGGCCCCGATCCCACGGACCCCGACCCTCCGGCCGAGCCGGGCGGACCGACGCCGGCGGGCCTGATCATGCTCTCTCCCGAGGGGGACCGCGCCTTCGTTCAGTTCGGGCGGGATCTCTATGTGGTGGATGTGGCCGAGATCGGAGAGCAGCCGCCGACGATCATGCTCATTACGCTGGATTCCGCTCCGTTGCCGATCC is a genomic window containing:
- a CDS encoding amidohydrolase family protein, producing the protein MSPRDRLARIGRAAALAALIASVTGVPAAAQVVFGPGGPGNRDPLPLRGARKATFTATEGTWMSLDVSPDGTTIVFDLLGDLYTMPIEGGKASPLLTGMAYETQPRFSPDGEAVAFISDRSGGDALWTLRLDLTDTTRVAGGGSSLMLSPAWSPDGVYIVASRSNGLGGVAQLAMYHAERGSPLPLPGSPQQKRIGAAFSPDGRYIWYAGGSGDWTYNAVLPLYQLYRYDRETGTTTTMTRRYGSAFRPAISPDGRWLVYGTRYNAETGLRKRDLETGEESWLAYPVQRDEQESRAPLDLLPGYAFVPDGSAIVVSYGGRIWNVPMDGGEPAEIPFEAEVELDVGPRVSFEYQIDTTAMVTASQIRSPVVGPDGEQVVFTAFDRLWIRDLPDGEARRLTEGDAGEFHPQWSPDGRWIAYTTWDDTDGGHIMKVAAEGGEPIRLSATAALYYNVAWSPDGGRIVASRGAARQLKEAAGAFFGPIGGEFVWVPAAGPEPADAEVISPTGLRDVPHFAADDPDRIYAYSPVEGLVSFRWDGTDVKRHLIVRGRQGLAGIGDPHPNEWEFLPRRVFPWRQGPDPTDPDPPAEPGGPTPAGLIMLSPEGDRAFVQFGRDLYVVDVAEIGEQPPTIMLITLDSAPLPIRKVTDVGGEFPSWAPDGGALHWALGNVLFTYDLDHVEAEEEEEEVTARARALLRVRAAAITDTLADKRAEADSLESADEEVPEELEDEITRLQADSVQVVADSLLARADSIRQAAEEVAAKSAAVRAGDEEVLADTTETYEAHERRIEAKLPRDFPRGTVALSGARILTMTEVPDEAASDTTGAPADTAGADPPEPEAAPSDTAAAAAGEEEEPKEPAMKPRIIENGVVLVTDNRIVAVGPADSVEVPDSATVIDVSGKTLVPGFIDTHYHAQWLVPEVHPEEVWQYLATLSYGVTTTRDPQTATTDILSYTDRVRTGGMTGPRIYSTGPGVFAGENLRNADHAKTILRRYAEYFDTKTLKMYMTGNRQQRQWIIQAARDLELMPTTEGGLDYKIDITHAIDGYPGIEHNLPIAPIYSDVVELFKTSETTNSPTLLVSYGGPFGENYFYTHEDVLGDEKLATFVPKANIDARARRRGPGAGGSPGEGGWFLEEEYVFARHGEFVKKMLEEDARMAVGSHGQIQGVGYHWELWAMAAGGASNFDMLRAATILGAEAIGFGDQLGSIEEGKLADIVVLNSNPLDDLRNTVDIRYVMKDGRLYDGMTLDEIHPEARTLERQRPAEENAAGAAAGIRGN